Proteins encoded within one genomic window of Pectobacterium araliae:
- a CDS encoding nucleoside hydrolase, whose protein sequence is MSVLPIIIDCDPGIDDAIALLSAFVAPELDIRGICAVCGNQPVEKTVRNALQIVELGQRTDIPVFAGCHRPLLREPIHGQFHGESGLGQTVLPVPQKQAEPQHAVNFIIEQCQRAIVDGKPITLCTLGPLTNVATALRMVPEIANGIERIVMMGGAYREAGNRSLTSEFNMIADPQAAKVVFDSSIAIVALPLDVTHRVILTPELVARFIALSGRISAPLGEMMAFWDRNDIRRYGSRGGPLHDPLVIAWVLAPHCFTTEKASVYIEQDSELCMGQTVADWYGKTARQPNVDVVTGVDAKQVVELFADLLSRYGKGA, encoded by the coding sequence ATGAGCGTCCTACCTATTATTATTGATTGCGATCCGGGGATCGATGACGCGATTGCGTTGTTAAGTGCATTTGTGGCTCCTGAGCTGGATATTCGCGGTATTTGCGCGGTGTGTGGCAACCAGCCAGTGGAAAAGACGGTGCGTAATGCGCTGCAAATTGTTGAGCTGGGTCAGCGCACGGATATCCCGGTTTTCGCTGGCTGTCATCGCCCGCTGTTACGCGAACCGATCCACGGTCAGTTTCACGGTGAAAGTGGATTAGGTCAGACGGTGCTGCCGGTGCCGCAAAAGCAGGCAGAACCGCAGCACGCGGTGAATTTTATTATCGAACAGTGCCAGCGGGCGATTGTCGATGGCAAGCCCATTACGCTGTGTACGCTCGGGCCATTAACCAATGTGGCGACGGCTTTGCGTATGGTGCCTGAGATTGCTAACGGCATTGAACGCATTGTGATGATGGGTGGCGCGTACCGGGAAGCGGGTAACCGCAGCCTGACGTCTGAATTTAATATGATTGCCGATCCGCAGGCGGCAAAAGTGGTGTTTGACTCGTCGATTGCGATCGTTGCGCTCCCGTTGGATGTCACGCATCGGGTGATTTTGACGCCGGAATTGGTCGCGCGTTTCATTGCGCTATCTGGACGTATTTCCGCACCTCTGGGCGAAATGATGGCGTTTTGGGATCGCAATGACATCCGTCGCTATGGTTCACGCGGTGGCCCATTACATGATCCGTTGGTTATTGCTTGGGTGCTGGCGCCGCACTGCTTCACGACGGAAAAAGCCAGCGTCTACATTGAGCAGGATAGCGAGCTGTGTATGGGGCAAACCGTTGCTGACTGGTACGGAAAAACCGCGCGTCA